A genomic window from Lotus japonicus ecotype B-129 chromosome 1, LjGifu_v1.2 includes:
- the LOC130733375 gene encoding thaumatin-like protein 1 — MEIQALLSLILLSLCALGVHSATFTFTNNCPFTVWPGTLTGAGKPQLSSTGFELAPQGSSSLDAPDGWSGRLWGRSQCSTSSSGQFTCGTGDCASGQITCNGAGAVPPTSLVELTLASDGGQDFYDVSLVDGFNLPLSLTPQGGSGGCSSTSCSVNVNSVCPPELAVKGSDGSVIACKSACLAFNRPDYCCTGSFGNPQSCPPSNYSKVFKGQCPQAYSYAYDDKSSTFTCSGRPNYAITFCP, encoded by the exons atGGAAATCCAAGCTTTGTTGTCTCTCATTCTTTTGAGCCTTTGTGCCTTAG GGGTTCACTCAGCCACATTCACATTCAcaaacaattgtcccttcactGTCTGGCCAGGAACCTTAACAGGTGCAGGCAAACCACAACTATCATCAACCGGCTTTGAACTTGCTCCCCAGggttcttcttccttggatgcTCCTGATGGATGGTCAG GTAGATTATGGGGAAGGTCTCAATGTTCTACCTCTTCATCAGGACAATTTACATGTGGAACAGGAGATTGTGCCTCTGGCCAAATCACATGCAATGGTGCAGGTGCAGTTCCCCCAACATCACTAGTGGAACTCACTCTAGCTTCAGATGGGGGCCAAGATTTCTATGATGTGAGCCTTGTTGATGGCTTCAATTTGCCGCTTTCATTGACCCCACAAGGCGGCAGCGGCGGATGCAGTTCCACTAGTTGCTCTGTCAATGTGAATTCAGTGTGTCCTCCAGAATTGGCTGTTAAAGGCTCTGATGGGAGTGTCATTGCTTGCAAGAGTGCATGTTTGGCTTTCAATAGGCCAGATTATTGTTGCACAGGGAGTTTTGGTAATCCTCAGAGTTGCCCACCAAGTAACTACTCAAAAGTCTTCAAGGGACAGTGCCCTCAAGCTTATAGCTATGCTTATGATGATAAATCTAGCACCTTCACATGTTCTGGGAGACCTAACTATGCCATCACTTTCTGTCCATGA